A portion of the Ralstonia nicotianae genome contains these proteins:
- a CDS encoding aldehyde dehydrogenase — protein MFESQLLIGGKQRAAAGGATCERPNPATGDVASRAAAASLADADAAVQAAHAAFPAWAAMLPGERRRLLLKAADVMERRADDFIARGVAEAGGVPGWYGFNAALAAGMLREAAAMTTQVGGEVIPSDVPGSLAMGLRQPCGVVLGIAPWNAPLILGTRAIAMPLACGNTVVLKASEICPALHSLIGAVFEEAGFPAGVVNVITNAPADAPAIVERLIAHPAVRRVNFTGSTRVGRLIAEQAARHLKPVLLELGGKNPLVILDDADLDAAVQAAAFGAFFNQGQICMSTERIIVDRAIADRFVERLTDKAGALRAGRPGQDGAVLGGMVDASAAQRIRHLVDDAVGKGARLRTGALRIDGNIVQPAVVDGVTPAMALYGEESFGPVVAVLRAADDEDAIRLANDSEYGLSAAVFSRDIARAMQVARRIESGICHINGPTVHDEAQMPFGGVKASGYGRFGGKAAIDAFTELRWITVQAGARHYPI, from the coding sequence ATGTTCGAGAGCCAGTTGCTCATCGGTGGCAAGCAACGCGCGGCCGCCGGTGGGGCGACCTGCGAGCGCCCCAACCCCGCGACCGGAGACGTCGCTTCGCGCGCGGCGGCGGCATCCCTGGCGGATGCGGATGCCGCCGTGCAGGCCGCGCACGCCGCGTTTCCCGCGTGGGCAGCGATGCTGCCCGGCGAGCGCCGCCGCCTGCTGCTCAAGGCCGCCGACGTGATGGAGCGCCGCGCCGATGACTTCATCGCGCGCGGCGTGGCCGAGGCCGGCGGCGTGCCCGGCTGGTACGGCTTCAACGCGGCGCTGGCCGCGGGCATGCTGCGCGAGGCCGCCGCCATGACCACGCAGGTGGGCGGCGAGGTCATCCCGTCCGATGTGCCCGGCAGCCTGGCGATGGGCCTGCGGCAGCCGTGCGGCGTGGTGCTGGGGATCGCGCCGTGGAACGCCCCGCTCATTCTCGGCACGCGGGCGATCGCCATGCCGCTGGCCTGCGGCAACACGGTGGTGCTCAAGGCCTCGGAGATCTGTCCGGCCCTGCACAGCCTGATCGGCGCGGTGTTCGAAGAGGCCGGCTTTCCGGCGGGCGTGGTCAACGTCATCACCAACGCGCCGGCCGACGCGCCGGCCATCGTGGAGCGGCTGATCGCGCATCCGGCGGTGCGGCGCGTCAACTTTACCGGCTCGACCCGCGTGGGCCGCCTCATCGCCGAGCAGGCGGCGCGGCATCTCAAGCCGGTCCTGCTGGAGCTGGGCGGCAAGAACCCCCTGGTCATTCTCGACGATGCGGACCTGGATGCCGCCGTGCAGGCCGCGGCGTTCGGCGCGTTCTTCAACCAGGGCCAGATCTGCATGTCGACCGAGCGCATCATCGTCGACCGGGCCATCGCCGACCGGTTTGTCGAGCGGCTGACGGACAAGGCAGGCGCCCTGCGGGCAGGCCGGCCGGGCCAGGACGGTGCCGTGCTCGGCGGCATGGTGGACGCGAGCGCGGCCCAGCGGATCCGGCATTTGGTGGACGATGCCGTCGGCAAGGGCGCGAGGCTGCGCACCGGCGCGCTGCGGATCGACGGCAACATCGTGCAGCCCGCCGTGGTCGACGGCGTGACCCCGGCGATGGCGCTCTACGGCGAGGAGTCGTTCGGGCCGGTGGTGGCGGTGCTGCGCGCGGCCGACGACGAGGACGCCATCCGCCTGGCCAACGACAGCGAATACGGCCTGTCGGCCGCGGTGTTCAGCCGCGATATCGCGCGGGCCATGCAGGTGGCCAGGCGCATCGAGTCCGGCATCTGCCATATCAACGGCCCCACCGTGCACGACGAGGCGCAGATGCCGTTCGGCGGCGTCAAGGCCAGCGGCTACGGGCGCTTCGGCGGCAAGGCCGCCATCGACGCCTTCACCGAACTGCGCTGGATCACGGTCCAGGCCGGCGCACGCCATTACCCGATCTGA